TCTAACTGTCAACATTAATCTTTACCATCCACCTGATGCTCCGCCTCCGCCGAAACCTCCACCACCTCCGCCGCCAAAGCCGCCTCCTCCGCCGAAACCGCCTCCGCTTCTTCTTCCACCGCCCATCATGCTCATCATAATAAAAAGCATCATCATGCGTGGATGTTTTATGAACATATATATCATGAAACAGAAAAAGATTATTAAGAAGATAAGGTTTATGAGTGAAGGCTTGCCTGTTCTTCCGCTTCTGTTAGCCACAGGTGACTGTATGCTCGGCATACCTGTGATCTCAACTTTTGCATCTCTGGATATTTCGCTGATCACCGCAAGTGCCGCCGTAAGTATTCCTGTTGAATAATCGCCTTTCTTAAAGTAAGGCACCAGGTACTCTCTTCCGACAGAGCCGACAAGGCTGTCAGGAAGAACACCCTCAAGGCCGTAGCCGACCTCTATCCGGTATTTCCTGTCCTGAAGCGCTATGAGAAACAGCACCCCATTATCTTTATCCTTCTGCCCGAGCTTCCATTTGTTATGCGCTATATTCAGAGAGAAATCCTCAAGCGACGCCCCCTCAAGGCTGTTGATAGTAAGCACTACCATCTGGGCTGTGGTCTTTTGCTCAAGCTCCTTGAGAAACATGTTAAGGCTCGTCTCTGCGTTATCATCAATGATGCCTGCGAGATCCACCACATAATTTGCAGGGGCGTCAGGGATATTCACTTCTGCCCGTACAGTCATCGGAGAGAAACAGAACAGGACGGATAGAAGTATTAAGAAAGACTTAAACAATGGCCGCATCAATTATCCTTCCCAGCTCTTCAGTGGCTTTGTAGTAGTCTTTAAATATTGCATTCAATTCCTCAGACGAATGTTTTGCCTTCTCATGTTTTTCAGCAAGGACCTTTGCAAATATATCAGTATTGATCCCGGATGCATCTGCAAGTGACCTGATGACAGAGCTTTGTTTTACAGGCGCTTCTTTACCGAGCAAAACTATGATCCCCCGAAAGAGAGGGATGTACCCGGTGATCGAGTCGGCGAGTCCTTCTGCAAGAAGCTTTTTGTCACCTTGAGATGATATATAACCCTGCCTCAGCCAGATGAGCTTTGATTTGATCTCTCTTTCACATTGATGCCTTAAGTCGTTCAGGCTGATCTCCAGGTCTTTCAGGATATCTGTGCCAAAGACATTCTGGTGAATAAGTTTGAAATTCAGAAATTCAATAGGGAAAACGTCCAAAGATGATTCTATATAAAAAGGGGTCATGATAAGCGGGGCGGCAACCTTGTGCTTGCCGTATTTTTTGCCAAGCGGCGCGATCAGCTCAAGAAACTTCAGGTCCATCTCTTTCAGCACGAAGATGGAGTTGACATCTGATCTCTTCTGGTCAAAATCATCTGTAATGGCAGTTCCTGTCACATAGATGGAATGTATCATATCCTGATAACCGGCTAATATCTCATTAAGGAACGGCTTTATTCTTTCCGCAGCTGTTTCATTGAGTTTTGATAAATTGATAGCAGACATATGATATATCCTCCCGGAATGGTCCTAAAACTGATTTTAATTACTAACCTATCATAAACATACAGTCAATTCAATGACTGACAGGCAATTTACTCAGGCTTTCATTATAGCTTTTATCGCGGTAATTATGGGCATCATCACAGGGGTTGCATTTATCCAGCCTGTAATCAGATACTAATGATATGACAATAACTGCTTCGCGCAAGATGATGATCTTTTTCTTGGCTTTTTTGTTTATTGCCGTATCATGTGCCACTACAGGCAAAAGGAGTGAGCTTGAAGAGATGGTACAGCCGCATCGTTCCTATGAAGCGTGTTTTGAACTGAAGAAGGGCGAGGCGCTGGAATATTCCTTCACATCCTCCCGTCCGCTTGATTTTAATATTCACTATCATGCGATTGACGGGCTGCACTATCCTGTCAACGAAAAGAATATCAGGTCGCGTAAGGGCACATTAGTGTGCGATGAACAGAAATATTACACTGAGGACCAGGAGGCGTTCTGCATGATGTGGGAGAACCATGAAGATGCTTTTATAAGTCTTAAGCTTCAATACGGCATTACCGGCAGAGAATGATTTTTTCACCATTTGCATCTCTCTGCACCGTGGGTTTTTTTGCAAGGTTCTCCTATGCGCTTGCAAGAAGCCCTGTGCTCCCGCTCTTTGCGCTTTATCTCGGCGCGGGGCCTGAGGCTATCGGTTTTGTTGTCGGCATATCAACTGTGACAGGGATCTTTTTCAAGCTGCCTTCCGGCGCGTTGTCTGATGTGATAGGAAGAAGAAAGACGATGCTTATCGGCATTCTCGTCTTTGCCGTTATGCCGTTTGCCTATCTTTTCGTGACGGATTATTCTCTCTTGGTTTTGGTAAGGTTTGTTCACGGCCTCGCAACTGCGATATACGGGCCTGTATCAATGGCGGTTGTCGCGGACACGGCAGGCACAAGAAAAGGAGAGATGCTTTCATGGTTCTCTTCTGTAACTATCATAGGGAACCTTCTTGGCGCGCCTGTCGGGGGATTTATACTTCACAGCACAGCAGGTGCTTCAGGGCCTGCGATCGCCGATTTTCACATGGCCTACCTGGTAAGTGGTTTTGCCGGAATGATGTCTCTCATCCTTGCGCTGAGATTGCTAACCGAAAAAGAGGCTGTTGAAAAAGGGAAAGGTTTAAAGGAATCATTCAGTAGGTTTACATCCGGCATCAAAGAGGTGATAAGCGATAAAAGGGTTGTGCTCACATCAAATATGGAAGGCTTGCAGAATCTGACTGTCGGCGCACTGGAGGCTTTCCTGCCGATCTACGCTGTGACGGTTGCAGGGCTCAATGAATTTCAGGCTGGCCTGCTCTGGGGAATACAGGTGCTTGTCACGATCCTGTCCAAACCCATTATGGGAAGGACATCTGACAGATACGGCAGAAAACCGCTGATAGTTGCAGGTATGATATTATGTGCAATATCTTTCGGGTCGATCCCAATGCTGAAAAGTTTTTATCCCCTCATGCTTGCCGCAATAGTGTTTGGTTTTGGAGAGGCGTTTGTTACATCATCATCAGCCGCGTTTATCGCTGATATATGCAAGGAAAAACATTTTGGAACTGCGATGGGCGTATTCGGGACATTGTTTGACATCGGCCATGCAGCCGGGCCGATCCTCGCGGGTATTCTCATAGCAAGGCTCGATTACCTTTATTCATTCTGGATAATGTCTGCCTTGCTTGTAATGTCGATCCCTGTATTTATCATGAACGTGAAGGAGGATAGGCCTTGAAGGATACATCTAAACGCCGTGTGGTAGTTATCGGCGCAGGCGCTGCCGGCCTGATGGCTGCGGGACAGGCTGCAATTGCCGGCGCTGAGACGCTGCTTTTTGAGAGCATGAGAAGCCCCGGCAGAAAGCTGCGAATAAGCGGGAAGGGGCGCTGCAACCTGACGAATACTGCTTCTCAGTCTGAGTTCATATCTCATTTCAACAGGAATGGCCGTTTTCTTAGGCAGGCATTCTCGAAATTTTTTTCACCCGAGCTCTTAGCTTTTTTTAACGAGCTTGGTATTGAAACAGTGATCGAGCGCGGAGGACGTGTATTCCCTGCAAGCGGCCAGGCGCAGGATATCGTGGACGCGCTTACACGCTGGGCAGTTGGATGCGGGGTGAAGATAATTAACTCTTCACCTGTAAGGAAACTGGTTTTTGAAGACGGCAATCTCACAGGAGTGGAAACAGCAGGTATGCAGGGACTTGATGGCAAGACTTCTAAAAGCAAGGTTTACATTTCAGATGCTGTGATAATCGCAACAGGCGGCATATCATATCCAGGCACAGGTTCAACCGGGGACGGTTACAAGTTTGCGGAATCCGCAGGGCATAAGATAATCCCGCTCCGGCCTGCTCTTGTTCCTCTTCAGACATCAGGAGATATCGCTCAAAGGATGCAGGG
The DNA window shown above is from Thermodesulfovibrionia bacterium and carries:
- a CDS encoding TPM domain-containing protein, translating into MRPLFKSFLILLSVLFCFSPMTVRAEVNIPDAPANYVVDLAGIIDDNAETSLNMFLKELEQKTTAQMVVLTINSLEGASLEDFSLNIAHNKWKLGQKDKDNGVLFLIALQDRKYRIEVGYGLEGVLPDSLVGSVGREYLVPYFKKGDYSTGILTAALAVISEISRDAKVEITGMPSIQSPVANRSGRTGKPSLINLIFLIIFFCFMIYMFIKHPRMMMLFIMMSMMGGGRRSGGGFGGGGGFGGGGGGGFGGGGASGGW
- a CDS encoding NAD(P)/FAD-dependent oxidoreductase encodes the protein MKDTSKRRVVVIGAGAAGLMAAGQAAIAGAETLLFESMRSPGRKLRISGKGRCNLTNTASQSEFISHFNRNGRFLRQAFSKFFSPELLAFFNELGIETVIERGGRVFPASGQAQDIVDALTRWAVGCGVKIINSSPVRKLVFEDGNLTGVETAGMQGLDGKTSKSKVYISDAVIIATGGISYPGTGSTGDGYKFAESAGHKIIPLRPALVPLQTSGDIAQRMQGLSLKNVTVRTYINGKKEVDNFGEMLFTHFGVSGPVILSMSGRVVDAILNKDKVSLSIDLKPALDEEKLDARLLRDLNEHGKQKYKTMLKELLPAKMIPVCTDLTGISPDKTCHQITADERKRLKLWLKDLRLEINGYRPVEEAIVTAGGVDIKEVDPRTMCSKLVNGLYFAGEVLDINADTGGYNLQAAFSTGWLAGRSAAG
- a CDS encoding MFS transporter; the encoded protein is MIFSPFASLCTVGFFARFSYALARSPVLPLFALYLGAGPEAIGFVVGISTVTGIFFKLPSGALSDVIGRRKTMLIGILVFAVMPFAYLFVTDYSLLVLVRFVHGLATAIYGPVSMAVVADTAGTRKGEMLSWFSSVTIIGNLLGAPVGGFILHSTAGASGPAIADFHMAYLVSGFAGMMSLILALRLLTEKEAVEKGKGLKESFSRFTSGIKEVISDKRVVLTSNMEGLQNLTVGALEAFLPIYAVTVAGLNEFQAGLLWGIQVLVTILSKPIMGRTSDRYGRKPLIVAGMILCAISFGSIPMLKSFYPLMLAAIVFGFGEAFVTSSSAAFIADICKEKHFGTAMGVFGTLFDIGHAAGPILAGILIARLDYLYSFWIMSALLVMSIPVFIMNVKEDRP